DNA from Algisphaera agarilytica:
TTGCGGGCCAGGTCGTAGAACATCCGCGGCGAGCGGACGGTGTACGTGCCATCGCTGACGATGGCGTTGTCTTCGAGATACACGCCACGCAAGGCACCGGCGTCGAGTTGGCCCACCCCCGCGTCGAACGGGTCGGCCTCGTCGTCGTTGGCCACGAACAACACCACCCGCTCGGACCGGAGCGTGACGACCCGGCCGTCGCGGAAGTCTTCAAAGACCAGCTGGACATCACCGACCAGCGACACGGCGGTTTCTTCGTCGCCGATCTGGGCCGACCACGAATCCATGGCGTAGGCCACGACGCCGCGGGCGGGCAGGATGCTCTGATCCGGCTTGAGGTCCTCGGTGTCTTCGGGGACCTGCGGCAAGTCGGCGACGGCTTCGCCGGGGACCGCGTCGTAGAGGCGGCGCTGTTCTTCTTCGATCTGGGCCCGGCGGCGCTGCTTGCGGATCGCCGTCGCGGCCGACAGCCCCTCGGCCTCGGGGACCAGCAGGCCCGGCCGCTGCAGGGCTCGTCGGTGGTCGGCCAGCCGCTGCATCGCCTGATGGATGACCGCTGAATGCTCCGCGGGGGCGCGGTCGACCTGCTCGAAGCTGCCGGGTTCATCGAGGCGGACCTTGCCGAGGGTAGACGCGGTGACAAGCAGGCCGGGCTGGCGTGATTCATCGGCCAGCGGGTTGCGGCCGTCCCGCGGTTGCAGGCCCGCCCGGGTGGAGCCGATGCCGTAGACCGGCTGGGCGTCTTGGAACCAGGCGGCGATGTGGCGGACCGTCCCGGCGTCGATGGATTGGTTCTCGATGCGGACAACGATGGTCGAGCCGTTGAAGCCGTACGCCCCGACGCTGAGCGAGGCGTCGCCGCGCAGCAGCATCATGCGGGCGTTGCCGTCTTGCCAGGTGGTGACTTCGAGCGCGGTCATGCGGGCCTCGAAATCCACCAGCGGGTCGGCGAACAAAGATTCGAGCGCCGCGGGGGGCAGGTCCACCTCGGCGGCCTGGGCGTCGGCCGACGCATGCACCCCGATGAGCCCGGGCGCCGCCAACGACAGACACGCCCCGAGTCCCGACGCGATCAGTCGGCGATGGCGGGGGTGGCGTTGGGTCATCCGTGACGTCCTGTGAGTGAGGCGGGGCGGTGGGGTTAGGCGGCGGGCGAGAGCGAACGCATCCGTGGGGTGAGCACGACGATCTGCCAGAAGTCGACGGTGCTCATCTTGAAGTGGTACAGCACGCGGAGGCCGACGCCTTCGAGGCATTCCTCGAGACGTAGGTCCGACCGCCAGCCGATCTTCACGAAGATCGGGTTGGTGATGCGTTCGAACCAGCTCACGACAGGTTTGTACGAGCGGAAGTGGTTGAGCACGATGATCCGGCCGTCGGGCTTCACCAAGCGTTTGGCCTCGTGCAGCAGTTTGTTGGGCTCGCTCACCACGCTGATCGTGTGGCTGATGACCACGTGGTCGAAGCTGTGGTCGGCAAAGGGTGTTTCCAGGGCGTTGCCCAGCAGGAGCTGGACGTGGTCCAGGCCCTGCTCGTCGACCTTCTGCTGCGCCTTGGCGAGCATGCCCGGCGAGAGGTCCATGCCCACGACCTGCATGTCCCGGGGGTAGTGCCCGAGGGTCATGCCGGTGCCTACGCCCAGGTCCAGCACACGGTCGCCCGGCTGGTGGCGGAGTTGCTTGAGGGCACGGTGTTGTCGTTTGTGGACCAGGGCCCCAAACGTGTGGTCGTAGAACTTGGCCCACAGGTCGTAGAGCTTGCTCGTCTCGGGCTCGCTCATCGAGGCGTTGGTTTGGGGATGGGAATCACTCATTGAAGCGATCAGAATAACATGCCCCGGGCCCGCTCGCCGGGGCGTTGGGAGCAACTTTGTAGGTCAGGTCTTCGACCTGACGCGAGGCGATTGAAAACCCGGGGTCAGGCCGAAGACCTGACCTACCCAGCGGGGACAGCTACACTGTGGGCAGGATGAAACTAACCATCAACGGACAACCCCAGGACGTCGCGGCCGACCGCGTGGACACGCTGCTGGAGGCTTTGGGCATGGCCGGCCAGGCCGTGGCGGTCGAGCTGAACAAGGACGTCGTGCCCAAACGGGACCACGCGACGACCCCGCTCAAAGACGGCGACGTGCTGGAGCTGGTCACCCTCGTGGGTGGGGGTTGAACGCTTAAGATTTTTGATTTTAGATTTGAGAAAGACTTGGACATGAGTTCCACCACGACTGCTCCCGTCACCGAAGACCAGCCGCTGATCGTCGGCGGCAAGACGCTGGCCTCGCGTCTGATTGTGGGCACGGGCAAATACAAAGACTACGAGCAGATGCAGCACGCCCTGGACGCCTCGGGGGCGTCGGTCGTGACCGTCGCGGTCCGCCGTGAACGGCTGGTCGATGCCGAGGGGCGCTCGATGCTCGAGTTCCTCGATACCGATCGCTACACCATCCTGCCCAACACCGCGGGCTGCTTCACCGCCGAGGACGCGGTGCGTGTCGCAAAGCTCGGCCGGGAGATCCTCGACCAGCTCGACAACCCCGGCAAGGACTGGGTCAAGCTCGAAGTGCTCAACGACAAGAAGACCCTGCTGCCCGACCCCGTCGGCACACTCGAAGCGACCAAAGAATTGGTCGCCGATGGATTCAAAGTGTTGTGCTACACGAGTGACGACCCCGTGATGGCGGCCAAGCTCAAGGAAGCCGGGGCGGCGAGCGTGATGCCCGCCGGCTCGCCCATCGGCAGCGGCCAGGGCGTGCTCAACCCCAACGCGATCACGATCATCCTCGAGACCCTCAAAGACGGCGACCCCGACTACCCCGTCATCCTCGACGCCGGCGTCGGCACGGCGAGCGATGTCACGGTGGCTATGGAACTCGGCGCCGACGGCGTCCTGCTCAACACCGGCATCGCCCACGCCAGCGACCCGATCACCATGGCCAGCGCCATGCGCCACGCCCTCGAAGCCGGCCGCCTGTCCTACAAAGCCGGCCGCATCCCCAAGAAGCTCTACGCCACCGCCAGTTCGCCGTGGGACGGCGTGATCAGCTACATCCCCGGGGAGTAAACCCGGGCCCGCGTTTCTGCCGAGTTTCGTAAGTTCCGTCGTTCTGTTTTTACCTCTAGACCGAGTCCAATATGACCAATCGCCTTTCGCTGTTTGCGTGCGCTGTTTTTGTGCTTTCACTGTCGGCGTCGGCTTTGGAGCTTCCCGCGATCTTCTCGGATCACATGGTGCTGCAACGCGGCATATCGGTGCCGGTGTGGGGCACGGCCGAGCCGGTGCAGGAGGTGACGGTGAAGTTGGCGGGGATGGAGGTCCAAGCGATCGCGGATGAAAAGGGCGATTGGCGAGTCGATCTGCCGGCGATGGTGGCGAGCTTCAAGCCTGTGGTCCTGACCGTCGAAGCCGGGGGTTCGTCCGGCGAGGCGAAGAAACGTTTTGAGGACATCCTGGTCGGCGAGGTTTGGCACTGCTCGGGGCAATCCAACATGGGCTGGGTGGTCTCCAACTCCGCCAACGCGAAGGAAGAAATCGCCGCGGCGGACCACCCCGAGATCCGCTTGTTCCGGGTGCCCGAGCGGGCCTTGCCCGAGCCGGACGAGATGGGCGAGGGGCAATGGAAGCTGTGCTCGCCCGACACCATCGGGCCGTTCTCGGCGGTGGCGTATTACTTCGGGCGCAAGCTGCAGCAAGACCTGGACGTGCCGGTCGGTCTGGTGTTGACGTCGTGGGGCGGCACACCAGCCGAGGCCTTCGCGTCCCGCGCGTCGCTCGAAGCCCAACCGCAACTGCAAGACTATGTGCAGCGTTACGACAAGGACCTGGATGTCTTGGCCGAGAAACGCGCCGGTTCCCCCGGTTGGGAGGAGTTGCCCACCAACCACCAGGACCCGGGTCCCGACGACACAGAGCGATTGGCTGCTCCGGACTTGGATGACCGCGATTGGGCTCAGCAGAGCATGCCTTCCGGCTACAGCCAGAACATCTTCCGTCGCAGCGACGGCGTCTTCTGGGTTCGTCGCAAGGTCACCATCCCCGAATCGTGGATAGGACAGTCGTTGGAGCTTCGGCTCGCTCGGATCCGTCAGACCGACATCGCTTTCGTCAACGGCCACGAGGTCGGGCGCACCGCGGGCGAGAATCCGCATTACGTGCAGCGCAACTACACCGTGCCCGCCGAGCAGGTGGACACCACCGAGCTGACCATCGCCGTGCGCATCTTCGACCCCGGCGGATTGGGCGGGGTCTTCGGCTCGCCGGCCGCGATGTACATCCAGCCCAAGGGCAACGCCGAAGAACGTATTTCCCTGGCCGGACCGTGGCGTTTGCTGAATCACGTGGCGATGTCGCCCGACGCGATCCGCAGCGGCTTCGAGTTGTCCTGGGGGCCCAACCATCGGCCCGCGCATCTGTTCAACGCCATGATCCACCCCGTGGCCCCGTTCGCGCACCGCGGCGTGATCTGGTACCAGGGCGAATCCAACCTCGGGCGACACGAATCCTACGACACGCTGATGAAAAAGGTGATCGAGGATTGGCGCACGCTCTGGGACCAACCCGGCGAGGCACGCGAGACGCCGTTCCTGGCGGTGCAGTTGGCCAACTACACCTCGCCACCGGCCCAGCCCGGCGAGAGTAGCTGGGCGTCGCTGCGGGATATGCAACACACAACCGCCAAGACCCACCCTAACACGTATCTCGCCACCGCGATCGACATCGGCGACGCGGCCGACATCCACCCGCGCAACAAGCAAGAGGTGGGGCGGCGGCTGGCGTTGATCGCCGAACGTCGTGTCTATGGCGACGAGTCCGTGGTGGATCAGGGCCCGACGTTCACCGTCGCCGAGGCGGCCGGCGAAAGCTCGCCACGCACGATGCGCATCCATTTCGACCACGCCGAAGGCTTGGCCACCTCCAACGGTGAGACGCCACGCGGCTTTGCGGTCCAAGTCGAGGCGGACGGGAAATGGGTCTGGGCAGAATCTGCCGAGATCGAGGGCCACAGCGTCTTGGTTCACGCCCCCGAAGGCATCGAGGCCCCGTTCGCCGTCCGCTACGGCTGGGCCAACAACCCGACCGACGGGCCTCGCGGGATCAACCTCGTCAACGCCGCGGGCCTGCCTGCTTTCCCATTCCAGGCGCTTCAGTAAGTAGATTACGAAAGCGGATTGAATCACTGGGAAATGTCTAGCTTTGGAACTTGGACGATCATTGGTTCGTTATTCAAGAAATCGGGTCCAACATGATGAATCGCTTACCCCTGTTTGTGTGTACTTTTTTTGTGTTCTCCGTGCCTGCGTTGGCTTTGGAGCTTCCCGCGATCTTCTCGGATCACATGGTGCTGCAACGCAACATGCCGGTGCCGGTATGGGGTACGTCCGAGCCCGGGCAGAGCATTACCGTGACCTTCGGCGAAGTCGAGGCCGCCACAGTCGCTGGTGAGAATGGTGTTTGGCGAGTCGATCTACCGGCGATGGAGGCAAACGCGGATCCGGTGGTGCTTTCCGTGGTGGCTGGCGATGGCAAGGACGAAGTGTCGAAGCGCTTTAAGAATGTCCTGGTGGGCGAGGTCTGGCACTGCTCGGGGCAATCGAACATGCGTTGGAAGGTGATGAACGCCGCTGGCGCCGAGGCCGAGATCGCCGCGGCGGACTACCCGCTCATCCGCCACTTCAGTAATCCGATGGTTTCGAAAGCCGAGCCGCAGTTCAGCACCGGTGGACAATGGCAGGTGGCCTCGCCGGAAACGATCGGCGGCTTTTCTGCGGTGGGTTTCTACTTCGGCCGGGCGTTATTCGAATCGCAGGGTGTGCCGATTGGGCTCTACCAGACGGCCTGGGGCGGTGCGAGTGCCGAGGCCTATACGTCACGGCAGAGCCTGGAGTCGAGCCCGGTGACCGCGGGGGTGGTTCTGGAGTACGACGAGAAACTTGCGGCCGCCAGCCACGACAAGCCCGTCAAGAAACAACACATCCCCGCGGCACTCTGGAACGGCATGATCCACCCGGTGGCGCCGTTCGCGCATCGCGGCGTGATCTGGTACCAGGGCGAGAACAACGCCAACCGCGGGGTTCCGCTGGAGTACCGCACGCTGCTGCCGATGATGATCGAAGACTGGCGTGAGCTGTGGTCTCAGCCGGGGGAAGCACGCGACTTCCCTTTTTTGATTGTGCAGTTAGCCAGCTTTCGTAAGCATCCCGCCCAGCCCCCGGCCTACGACGATTGGGCGGAGCTGCGCGATAGCCAGGCGGCGGTGGCGGCGGCCACCAAGAACACCTGGGCAACCACCGCGATTGACCTGGGTGATGCCAACGACATTCATCCTCGAAACAAACAAGATGTCGGTCGTCGCTTTGCGCGTCTCGCCGAGCGATACGTCTACGGAAACAAGTCGGTCGTGCCGGTGGGGCCGCAAATGTATGCCATCGGTTATGACTCGACTGAACCCGGGGTTGCGACGGTTCGCTGGAATTTTGCTGAAGGGTTGACGACGACCGACGATCAGCCCCCGCGTGGCTTTGCGATCCGCAGAAATCCCGAGTCAAACTGGGTCTGGGCTAACGCCGAGATCGAGCCGCGCAAACGAGATACCGTGCGATTGACTCATCCTGAAGGATTCGATGGACCGTTCGAAATCCGTTATGCGTTCAGTGTGAATCCCGCAGACGGCCCGCAGGGCATCAACCTCGTGAACGCTGAGGGCCTTCCCGCGATGCCGTTCCGCACTGACCCGGTGCCGACGCTCGACTGAGCGTGGAACACATGTGGCTTGCCTTGTTATCCGCGTTTCCAGAAAACGGGCGACTACAATGTGAACACCGCTCTGTCCGCGTCCGATAGCGTGAAAAACGCCATTTTCTATGCTTTGGGGCCCGGGCATCGATATAGTGAGGGATGCGCGTTGTTTTTTCGTATGACGCGGGATGTCGGTTCGCACCAGCCCAGGAGCCGGGTGATTTGATGAGTGGATACGAAACAGCTTGCCGCCTGCTGAACCCGAGATTGGGGTTCGCGGTGGTGTTGGTCGCGGCGCTGGCCCTAGTCGGCTGCACCAGCAAGCTCCTGGTCACCTCGTCGCCCAGCGGCGCGACCGTCACGGTGACCGACCCCGGCGGGCGTCTGTTGGCGTCCGGCCCCTCGCCACTCTTGGCCGAGCTGGAGTTTTCCGAGAAGAACAACAAGACCTACACCGTGGAGGTCATGCCCACGACCCTGCAGGCCGAGCGTTATCTGCCGGGCCAGCAGACGATCGACACCGCGGGGTACAACGCGCTCGAAGAAGGGGCCGACAAATCCCGCACGCTGTCGTTCACGCTGGAAGAGAAGCCTTACGTGCCCGTGCCGGTGGTCGAGGTGCTGCTCACGCCCAAGGGCAAGTGGGTCGGCGTGCTGAGCAAGACGCGGTCGTTCAAGGACATCACCGAGGCCGGCGGGGCGGTGCCCACGCTGATCGTGGACTTCGGCGAGAACCGCGGCATCCAGGGCCTGGCCATCTCGCCCGAAGGTGACCGCTTGGTCTACTCCGAAGCGGTCTACGCCAGCCCGCTGAGTGCCCTCGACGCCGAGAGCCTGAGCCTCGAAGACCAGCGCGTCTACACCCTCAAGGGCGCGAACCTGCGGGCGATCAATATCGTCGGCGGCGGGGTCCAGCACATCACCACCGAAGACTTCCAGGACATGTTCCCCAGCTTCAGCGCCGACGGCGAGCGCATCCTGTTCTCGTCCAACCGACGCGGCGACCTGCTGGGCATCCTCGGCATCAAGGCCAACGGCCGGTCCGGCATCTCCGACATCTACGTCAACCACCGCAACGGCATGGTGCTCAAGCCCACCTCCGCGGCCGACGGCACCGTCGCCTTCAGCGTGGTCAACCTCGACCCGGTCCGCCAAATCGTGACCGATCAGCAAGTCTGGACGCACTACGGCCCCAACGAGTTCCCCACCCAGATCACCCGCGGCGAGTCGCCCGCGATCTCGCCCGAGGGCCAGCACATCGCCTTCATCAACCCCGACGACGGCAACCTCTGGGTGATCGACCCCGACGGCAGCAACGGGATCCAGCTCACCAGCGGCGCCAACGCGATCATGAAACGCTACCGCCAGTCGCTCTCCAACACCGAGCGGATGCTGTTCGATGCGAACCGCACCGCGGACCTGGAATTGATCAAGCCGTTCAGCAATCCTTCGTGGTCGCCCGACGGCCGGTACATCCTGTACACCTCGATGGAAGGCACCGACCCCACCGGCCGCCCGAACGAAGACATCTGGATGATGCGGGCCGACGGCACCGACAAGCAGCAGCTCACGACCAACGGCAGCTCCGACCGCTTCCCCCTGATGTCGCCCGACGGCAAGGAGATCTACTTCCTGTCGAACCGCGGCGAGAGCTGGTCCATCTGGCGGATCCCGTTCGGGATTCAGGAATAAAATTCTTACGGGCAACCGATTTAATCTCGTGTTTAGCGGGTGACGCGTAGCGTCCCGCGTTCCGTGTTTTCCTGTGACCGCACGCGGGGCACTTTGTGCCGCCCGCTAAACCATCAAAAAGATTTTTTCGAATGCTCGCGCAGCGTCGCCGCTCGTGTGGGGTATCGCTGTTGAACCCGGCCATCCGGCGGGCCACTCCCAGCAAACCCACCACGCGAGCACGACATGAACCTCCGCCTTTCCCAACGATTTTCACGCCCCCTCACCCGTACCGCGGCGCTCGCCGGCCTGGCCCTGGCCTGCGGGGTTTCATCCGCTAACGCCGCGGTGACCTCGATCTACTCTGACCCGCTGGACTACGAAATCCGAGAGCTCATCGATCCCTTCGCCCCGCCCGAGCCCATCCGAACCCAGGGCTGGGGCGACGCGGACGTCAGCGTCTGGAACGACGGCAGCACGACCTACAAAACCATCCTCCAATTCGACCTCGCATCGCTGGCGGGCAAAGGCGATACCGTGACCAACGCAGAGCTCCGCATGGTCCGCGACGTGGGGTGGTACCCCGGCGTGTCGGTCCGAGTGATGGGCAAGACCAACAACCTCTCGGCCGCGCTCGACCCGTCTGCGGTGCCCAACACCGACCCGACCACCACCGGCGAATACAACGCCGGCGACTACACGCTCATCACCGACACCTTCGCCACCACGACCATGGGTTTCGACCCCGTCGACACCAGGTTCCTGCAGGACGTCACCGCGTTCGTCGCCGCACGCCACGCCGAGTACCTGCTGGACCCGACCAAATCCGTCGTGCTGCTCCGCCTCGAACACATCGGCATGACCGGCACCGACACACGTTTCTACTCGGGTAACAACGGCCCCAGCCTTGCGCCCCGGATCAACGTGGAAACCGTCCCCGAGCCGGGCAGCCTGCTCTTGATGGCCGGCGGTGCCTTGCTCATCGCGACCCGCCGCCGCACCCAGCAGCCAGCCTGAGTCACGCATCCCCCCAACGGCGCATGGGAGAAAGAACCCAACGCCCCGGCACGAGCGAGGTCATCGCTCGTGTCGGCTTATGCGTTGGTTCTTTGGAGGTATCGGGAAAGGGGATCAAGCAGACCGTTGACGCCGCCAAGCGAGCCCGGTCAATCCGAGCAGCAACGCGGCGCTGCCGGGCTCGGGGATCAGGCGGACGGTGTCGAGTTCGTAGACGTTCTGGGGCTGGTTGTTCGAGTCGTAGGGCGTTCCCGCTTCGGTGAAGCTGTACTTGTCGTTCCACAGGTAGTTCGCGTTGTCTTTCAGGCCTCGGTCGGATTCGAACTCGAGGTACTGCAGGTTGGCGGGGTCGACCGCGGCGTTGGCGAACTGCTGGTTGAAGACCTGGTAGGCGAAGGCGATCTCGATCACGGGCATGACGCTCTCGTCGATGGTTTCGCCGTCCTCGGGGCCGATGATTCGGGAGAACAGGACTTTGGTGTCGGTGTCGCCCGAAAGCCCGCCGTCGCTCTCGATGCGGGTGGCTTCGTAGCCGGTCATGGAGCCGGGGTTTTCGTTGACGGTGGTGATGCCGCCGGGCCCGCCGATGTCGCCGTCCGCGTCGAAGTAGCCCTCGGCCGACTTGCTGTCGAAGGTGTTGCCCCAGAGTTCCTTGGAGTCGCCGGCGATCCGCAGCAGCAAGCCGTCGGCGCCGTCGGGGTCGTCGTCGCTGAGGCGGATACCGTAGAACGTGCCCGATCCGAAGCTGTCGCCGTCGACGCCGCCGTCGTCGGTTTTGCGTACGCCGGTGTTGAGCGTGATCTGGAAGTACATGTAGTTGTCGTCGTAGCCGTACTTACCCTCTTTGATGTCGAGGTAGCCGAAGTACTCGTTGGCGGCGGCGACGGTTCCCACGCCGGGCTTGGTGCGGTCTTCGTAGGTCTGGGCGGTGGGGCGTTCGTAAAAATCTTCGAAGTAGTTGTCGGCCCCCGGGTCAACATCCCAACGCTGCAGGCCATCGGCGGTGAACTCGTTGTCCCCGGTGATCGCGTCACCGACGGTCAGCGAATAAGTCGGCATGATCCCCGCTGCCCCCGCATCCAGAGCAAAGACACCCGCCGCGATCGATGCGGTGGCGGCAGCAAAAAAACGACCCTTTGATGAATTGAACATGATTCCCCTCCGGTCTCATGAGGTGGCCTGGCATCGGTGCAGCAACCTTGACTCATGCACCCGTGAACCCCAAGTTTACTACAACCTCGGGTTTCCAGAGTAGGGGAATACCCTCCATGTGGGTGGGTAAATCGCCCGGTTTTGCGGTTTTTGGGGGGATGGGGGATTCGGGGGGATTAGTTGGCCCCGAAGTAGCGCTCGAACACATCTCCGGGCGTGATCTG
Protein-coding regions in this window:
- a CDS encoding PEP-CTERM sorting domain-containing protein; amino-acid sequence: MNLRLSQRFSRPLTRTAALAGLALACGVSSANAAVTSIYSDPLDYEIRELIDPFAPPEPIRTQGWGDADVSVWNDGSTTYKTILQFDLASLAGKGDTVTNAELRMVRDVGWYPGVSVRVMGKTNNLSAALDPSAVPNTDPTTTGEYNAGDYTLITDTFATTTMGFDPVDTRFLQDVTAFVAARHAEYLLDPTKSVVLLRLEHIGMTGTDTRFYSGNNGPSLAPRINVETVPEPGSLLLMAGGALLIATRRRTQQPA
- a CDS encoding thiazole synthase, which gives rise to MSSTTTAPVTEDQPLIVGGKTLASRLIVGTGKYKDYEQMQHALDASGASVVTVAVRRERLVDAEGRSMLEFLDTDRYTILPNTAGCFTAEDAVRVAKLGREILDQLDNPGKDWVKLEVLNDKKTLLPDPVGTLEATKELVADGFKVLCYTSDDPVMAAKLKEAGAASVMPAGSPIGSGQGVLNPNAITIILETLKDGDPDYPVILDAGVGTASDVTVAMELGADGVLLNTGIAHASDPITMASAMRHALEAGRLSYKAGRIPKKLYATASSPWDGVISYIPGE
- a CDS encoding TolB family protein; protein product: MSGYETACRLLNPRLGFAVVLVAALALVGCTSKLLVTSSPSGATVTVTDPGGRLLASGPSPLLAELEFSEKNNKTYTVEVMPTTLQAERYLPGQQTIDTAGYNALEEGADKSRTLSFTLEEKPYVPVPVVEVLLTPKGKWVGVLSKTRSFKDITEAGGAVPTLIVDFGENRGIQGLAISPEGDRLVYSEAVYASPLSALDAESLSLEDQRVYTLKGANLRAINIVGGGVQHITTEDFQDMFPSFSADGERILFSSNRRGDLLGILGIKANGRSGISDIYVNHRNGMVLKPTSAADGTVAFSVVNLDPVRQIVTDQQVWTHYGPNEFPTQITRGESPAISPEGQHIAFINPDDGNLWVIDPDGSNGIQLTSGANAIMKRYRQSLSNTERMLFDANRTADLELIKPFSNPSWSPDGRYILYTSMEGTDPTGRPNEDIWMMRADGTDKQQLTTNGSSDRFPLMSPDGKEIYFLSNRGESWSIWRIPFGIQE
- a CDS encoding class I SAM-dependent methyltransferase; protein product: MSDSHPQTNASMSEPETSKLYDLWAKFYDHTFGALVHKRQHRALKQLRHQPGDRVLDLGVGTGMTLGHYPRDMQVVGMDLSPGMLAKAQQKVDEQGLDHVQLLLGNALETPFADHSFDHVVISHTISVVSEPNKLLHEAKRLVKPDGRIIVLNHFRSYKPVVSWFERITNPIFVKIGWRSDLRLEECLEGVGLRVLYHFKMSTVDFWQIVVLTPRMRSLSPAA
- a CDS encoding sialate O-acetylesterase, which encodes MDDHWFVIQEIGSNMMNRLPLFVCTFFVFSVPALALELPAIFSDHMVLQRNMPVPVWGTSEPGQSITVTFGEVEAATVAGENGVWRVDLPAMEANADPVVLSVVAGDGKDEVSKRFKNVLVGEVWHCSGQSNMRWKVMNAAGAEAEIAAADYPLIRHFSNPMVSKAEPQFSTGGQWQVASPETIGGFSAVGFYFGRALFESQGVPIGLYQTAWGGASAEAYTSRQSLESSPVTAGVVLEYDEKLAAASHDKPVKKQHIPAALWNGMIHPVAPFAHRGVIWYQGENNANRGVPLEYRTLLPMMIEDWRELWSQPGEARDFPFLIVQLASFRKHPAQPPAYDDWAELRDSQAAVAAATKNTWATTAIDLGDANDIHPRNKQDVGRRFARLAERYVYGNKSVVPVGPQMYAIGYDSTEPGVATVRWNFAEGLTTTDDQPPRGFAIRRNPESNWVWANAEIEPRKRDTVRLTHPEGFDGPFEIRYAFSVNPADGPQGINLVNAEGLPAMPFRTDPVPTLD
- the thiS gene encoding sulfur carrier protein ThiS — translated: MKLTINGQPQDVAADRVDTLLEALGMAGQAVAVELNKDVVPKRDHATTPLKDGDVLELVTLVGGG
- a CDS encoding sialate O-acetylesterase, which encodes MTNRLSLFACAVFVLSLSASALELPAIFSDHMVLQRGISVPVWGTAEPVQEVTVKLAGMEVQAIADEKGDWRVDLPAMVASFKPVVLTVEAGGSSGEAKKRFEDILVGEVWHCSGQSNMGWVVSNSANAKEEIAAADHPEIRLFRVPERALPEPDEMGEGQWKLCSPDTIGPFSAVAYYFGRKLQQDLDVPVGLVLTSWGGTPAEAFASRASLEAQPQLQDYVQRYDKDLDVLAEKRAGSPGWEELPTNHQDPGPDDTERLAAPDLDDRDWAQQSMPSGYSQNIFRRSDGVFWVRRKVTIPESWIGQSLELRLARIRQTDIAFVNGHEVGRTAGENPHYVQRNYTVPAEQVDTTELTIAVRIFDPGGLGGVFGSPAAMYIQPKGNAEERISLAGPWRLLNHVAMSPDAIRSGFELSWGPNHRPAHLFNAMIHPVAPFAHRGVIWYQGESNLGRHESYDTLMKKVIEDWRTLWDQPGEARETPFLAVQLANYTSPPAQPGESSWASLRDMQHTTAKTHPNTYLATAIDIGDAADIHPRNKQEVGRRLALIAERRVYGDESVVDQGPTFTVAEAAGESSPRTMRIHFDHAEGLATSNGETPRGFAVQVEADGKWVWAESAEIEGHSVLVHAPEGIEAPFAVRYGWANNPTDGPRGINLVNAAGLPAFPFQALQ